The Thermodesulfatator atlanticus DSM 21156 genome segment CGCGCCCTCTTAACTGATAAATCTCAGCAAGGCCCATGCGATCCGCTCGGTTAATAATGATAGTGTTTGCAGACGGGATATCGATGCCAGATTCTACGATAGTGGTGCATACCAGGACGTCGATTTCGTGACGCACAAACTTGACCATGATTTCTTCAAGCTTTTGAGGTGGGGTGCGGCCATGGGCCACTTCAATGCGTGCTTGAGGCACAAGGCGTCTTAGCCAATCTGCCAGGGCGTAGATTCCTTTTATTCTGTTGTGCACAAAAAATACCTGGCCGCCCCGGGCAAGCTCACGTTCAATGGCTTCTTTGATGACCTCATCGTCAAAGCGTGCCAGGTAAGTTTTCACCGGCAAGCGTTCTTCAGGGGGCGTGGTGATAACGGATAAGTCTCTTATGCCGAGGAGAGAAAGCTGTAAGGTGCGCGGTATAGGGGTGGCTGAAAGTGCCAGTACATCCACGTTTTGGCGTAGTTGCTTTAATTTTTCTTTGTGTTTAACCCCAAAGCGATGTTCTTCATCAATTATCAAAAGCCCCAGGTCTTTGAAGGAAACATCATTTGAAAGAAGCCGATGGGTCCCTATGATTATGTCTATCTCGCCTTGGGCGAGTTTTTTAAGAATTTCTTTTTGTTCTTTAGGAGTTTTAAAGCGTGAAATAACAGCCACTTTGACGCCTAAAGGGCTGAAACGTTCCGAAAAAGTGCGGAAATGCTGCTCAGCAAGCACAGTAGTTGGTACAAGAATAGCCACTTGCTTTTTATTTTCCACGGCAAGGGCCGCAGCACGCAGTGCCACTTCGGTTTTGCCGTAGCCCACGTCGCCACAAATAAGCCTGTCCATAGGCGCAGGCTTTTGCATATCAGCTAGTGTTTCTTCAATGGCAAGGGCCTGCTCGGGTGTTTCTTCAAAAGGAAAGCTAGCCTCAAGCTGGCGCAAAAGGGGCCCCGGCTCAAAGGCAAAACCCTGGCTTACTTTCCTTGCAGCATAAAGGGACAGAAGTTCCTGGGCTACTTCTTCGATGGCTTTTTGGACTTTGCGTTTACGGGTCTCAAAGCTTTTACCACCAAGGCGATCAAGGGCTGGCTCTTTCCCTTCAATGCCAACATACTTGTGCAGAAGGTTGAGTTTATCTACCGGGAGATAAAGCTTGTCCCCGCCTTTGTATTCGATGAGGAGAAACTCACCAGGAAGCCCTCCGAGTTCAAGGGATACCAGGCCCTGGTAGCGGCCTATGCCATGTTCCCGGTGCACAACGTAGTCTCCGGGTTTCAGGTCCTCAAAACGAAGCAGGGTGTCTTTTAGCGAAGCGCGCTTTTTGAGGAAAAGAGGTTTGCGCACCCCGAAAAGCTCGTGTTCTGGTAGAAAACAAAGGGAAAGTTCAGGCCAACTAAAACCCCGGGCCAAATTTCCCGTATAGAGAGCAAGCTCAAAAGGGGTTTTTAGATCCTCGAAGGGTGGTTTTTTGAGGGGGATGTCGTTAGCATGAAGCTCGCGGCTAACAAGCGTTCTTATCTTTTCTGCGGCTTTTTCGTTTGTGCTTAAAATAACCACCCGTTCCTGATGAAGGCGGTCTTTAAGGTATGAAAGACCTATTTCAATAGCTTTGCGGGGTTCTCTTTTTAAGGTCCTTACGTGTTCTTCGTGGTCTTGTACGTCAAAAGATATATCAGCGTCTGTTAACGGAAGCCTTGAGATGGTAAGCCTTTTCGGGTGGCTGGTGAGCCTTTGGGTAATCTCTTCTTTGGCTAAAAAGCTCTCAAAGGGCTCTACCAGGATGCGTTTGCCGTCGCGGGCCTTGCGCCAGGAAAGCAAAAGCTTTTCCTCAAGGATGCTTAGGTGTTCTATTAATTTTCCCGGTTCAAAGACAATGACAAGGTCGTCTTTTTTCAAATAATCAAAAATGCTTGCTGGTTTTTCATAGGCCAGGGGAAGCCAGAATTCTTCTGGGTCAAGTAAAAGGCCTGTTTCAAGGGTGCGTAAATAGGCACTTTCTTTGTCAGGTGCAAGGGCATAGTTTTTAAGGCGGGTAAAAAGGCGCTCTTCAAGCCCCTGCCGGTCGGCTTCAAAAAGAATTTCGCGCACCGGAAGAATTACAGCTTCTTCGGTGGTTTTTAAAGAACGCTGGGTCTCAGGGTTAAAGAACTTGATGCTTTCTAACTCTTCTCCGAAAAAATCAAGCCGAATGGGATAAGGGTACCCCGGGGTAAAGATGTCTATAACGCTTCCACGCACGGTAAATTCGCCAAGTTTTTGTACCAGTCCGGTTTTTTCGTACCCCAGGTTTATGAGTTGTCTTATCAGTTTTTCCCGTGGGATTTCCTCGCCACAGAGAATGTATTCGTAAGATTCCTTTAGCACCTGAGGGGGGATGGTGCGTCGGACAAGGCCCTTTGCCGAGACAACTAAAAAGCCTTCTTTTTTTTCCAGAAAATGATAAAGGGCGGCTATCCTTTCGCCGCTGACTCCAGGGCCTTGATAAATACTTGAAAAAGGCGGGGTATCTCCTCCGAGGAAATGAAAAGTTTTTGGGCCGCCAAAGAACTCAACGGCCTGCTTTATACGTTCAACCTGTTCTTCTTTGGGGAGAACAATAAGACCGCGCGGGGCTTTGGTAAGGTTTAGTAAAAGGGCTAAGGCCTCTACGGTTAGGCCGCCAATTTTTAAAAGCCCTTCTTTTCTTTCTAAAAAAGCATTTATTTCAGCAAACTTATTTCCTGTTAAAGGCATAGAAAAGCTATAGAATCGAAATTTGCACTAACTAATAATGCAAAAAGAAACGGATGGATAGGGCTTTACGAGAAAAGCCCAAAAAGGCGGGAGCCCCCGCCTTTTTAGGCTGCTTGGGCGGCAATTTCTTCTTTGGGGTAAACGCTTACGACTTTGCGGCCGTGACGGGTTTCGAACTTAACAATGCCGTCAATTTTGGCAAAGATGGTATAGTCTTTGCCAAGGCCAACGTTAAACCCGGGGTGAATTTTGGTCCCCCTCTGGCGGACGATGATGTTGCCAGCTTTTACAAACTGGCCGCCATAACGCTTAACCCCTAAGCGTTTGCTTTCAGAGTCGCGCCCGTTTCTTGATGAACCACCAGCTTTTTTATGAGCCATAACGAACCTCCGTTAGGCTTGGATTTCTTTTATTTGGATTTCAGTGTAATACTGACGATGCCCACGCTTTTTCTTATAATTCTTACGCCTTTTCTTTTTAAAGACGATGATCTTTTTGCTGCGCCCTTGTTCTAAAATAGTGGCTACAACCTTGGCGCCTTCTACCGTGGGCTGGCCAACTTTGAGGTTATCGCCCTCTGCCACCAAAAGCACATCAGTGATTTCTATTTCTTGGCCAGGATCCCCAGGGAGTTTTTCTACCCTAAGGGTGTCTCCTGGTTTGACTTTGTATTGTTTGCCTCCGGTTTTAATTACCGCGTACACCTTTTCACCTCCAGCAACAGGATGACCTGGGCAAAATAGCATCAAAAGCGTATCTGTCAAGCGGAAAAAATTTTAACAGCAAATTCGCTTTTCGCCAAATTATGAAAATTTGTCAGGCGAGGCCAGGGCTGAGAGCAATTCTTTCATGGAGAAAGGTTTAAAAAGTACGGCCTTAGCCCCAGCCCTTTTTAAGGTTTCTTCTATTTCTTTATTACGTAAGCCTGTGATGATGATGACTTTAGCCGCAGGGTTGATTTCTTTAATCCTGGTAAGGACTTCAAGGCCAGTTATGCCGCGTAGATTATAATCTACGACTACGGCTCTAAAGGGTTCTCCTTGCAAAAAAGTCTTTTCGTAAAGGGTAAGCGCTTGTTCAGGGTCTTTTTTAGGCTCTGCCACGTAGCCAATAGTTTTAAGCATTTCTTTTAAAACTTCGAGTATGTCTTGGTCGTCATCAATGATGAGAATCTTTTTGGGTTCTTCTACGTAAACGCAGAGTTCAAAATCTTGCTCAAGATCAATAGGCTCTTCAATTACGCAATCTTTTCCCGGCTTAGCAGGCAAATAGATAGTAAAAGTAGTTCCTGCCCCGGGGGTGCTTTCAACTTCTATCTTGCCGTTATGGTTTTCCACGATGGACTTTACCACCGCAAGGCCAAAGCCCCTTGCTTTGCCTTTTGAAGAATATCTTGGTTCAAAAATGAGAGGCAAATCTTTTTCTGGGATGCCATGTCCTGAGTCCATCAAAGTAAACTTTACGTAAGGTCCTGGGGAAAGCCCTTCTTTTTCTTCAGAGATAAAGATGTTTTCCGCTTCGATAATAAGTTGTCCCCCGAAGGGCATGGCTTCTTTGGCGTTTTTTATCAAGTTCAAAAATATTTGTGTGAATTGAATCTGGTCGATACTTAAGCGCCATATATCTTTGGGGATATTCAAAATCCATTTTATGCCGGAGTGATTAAGTATCATTTCAAGTATTTCGTGTAAGACTTCGCATGCCTTGTATTTACGGTGGGGTTCTCCTGACAATAGAGCTTCTGAGAATTCTTTGGCCCGTATCAACGCCCGGGAAGCCTTTTTAAGGTATTTGTCTTTTTCCTTTAGGCTTTTTGCCTGTTTGGCAAGAGCGAGGTTCCCTTCCACCGCAAAAAGAAAATTGGCAAAGTCATGGGCCAGGCCTTTAGTCAAAATATCAAGGGCATTCCTTTTTTCCTTCAAGAAAATGGAAATGTTACCGGGATTTTTTTCTTGAAAAGAGACAATACCGCCTTTTATGTTCCCCTCTTCCCCACCTAAAGGCTGGTAGATCACTTTGTAAAGATTATCATTTATCTGGGTTTCAAAACAAAAGCTTTTTTCAGGGCTCCAGGAGACAGGGAATCCCGGAAGGTGATTTATAGCAGCAGGCCTAAAGCCAAGAAGCTTTTCTAGTTGTTTACTACTAAAAATTATTTCTCCTCGCGAGTTACAAAAAAGCACAGGGTAAGGAAGCTCTTGAAAAAGATAGCTACAAAAGCTATTTATCTGGTTTACGCCTGGTTCAGCCCCTCCTGACATAATTCCCCTCCCAGGTAAATCGGAAAAACTTTTGAAACCCTTAACTTTTTGACCAATCGTCACCGCAAAGCAAGCAGAGGCTTGCTCTGCCGATCTCAGGGGATTTGCTGCCCTTAAGATCTCTTAACGATATTCCGAATCCTTTACACCTTAAAGTTCGGCACTTTCGTATCATGGCTTTATGCATATCCAAAAACTAGGTTTTGATAAAGAAAAAAGTTTAGTTTTTTGAGTCTTTTCCGAAAAAAAAGAAAGAAAACTTTTAAGCGGGAGGGACCATGAAACGCTTTTTTGCCGTAAAGTTTTTTGTGCCAGGCTGTGTATTTTTAGTTTTTTCGTTGTTTTTAATCTTAGGCGTTGCAATTTTTTATTCTCTTCATTCTGAGGAAAACCTTAGACACTACATCGATATCGGTGGCAAGCTCCGCATGCTTTCCCAAAAAATAGGCAAAGAAAGCTTCATTTATGCCCAAACAGGGGATCCCAAATATCAAGAGGAGTTAAAAAAGACCCTGGCCGATTATGAAGCCATTTTGCAGGAGCTTAAGCCCTTTTGCAAAGAAAGTTCTCAGGAAATTTGGCAGGAGTATCAAAAGCTTGCTGCTTTATGGAAACCCTTTCACGGAAAGGCCCTATATGTGGCAGAGCATAGCCCTCAAGAAAAAGATTTTTCTCAAGCGCTTGCTTTCATTTCCCATAATAATCTCGCTTTGTTAAACCAGGCTAATGCTCTCACTAAAAAGCTTGAAGAATACGGCTTACAAGAAGACAAAATATTCAAAGAATTTTTGCTAGCCCTTTTGGCATGTGGCTTGGTTGTTTTTGTGCTGGCTATATTTAGCACCCGGAAGTTTTTAATTAAGCCTCTTGAGGAAATTACCACGGCCCTTGAAGAAGTTCAGCGGGGAAACTTCGAAAAATCAATTTCTCAAAAGGGTCTTCTTGCAGAGTTAGAAAAAATTGCTTCCACGGTAAATGCCCTTATTGCCTACATCTCCAGCCAGTTTTTTACCTTGTCTGGCCAGAATAGAATCCTTGCTGAGGCGGCAAATTTCGTGGAAGAATCCGGCGAGGAGATAAGGCATCACGGCTTTGACACCGAACGCATGGCCCAGGAATTAAAAAAGGCCTCGCTTACCGCCCAAGAAGATATCGCCACCATTGCTAACGCCATGACAGACCTTAACACCGCAGCCCAGGAAATTGCCCAGAGCATTCAGGAAACCGCAACTAAAGCAGGGCAGGCCAACGAACATGTCCACTTTGCCAAAGAGACCATTCAGACCCTTGCTCAGAACTCCCGCGAAATCGAAGAAGTTACCAAACTCATTAACGATATCGCCGAACAGACCAATCTCCTGGCCTTGAACGCTACCATTGAAGCCGCCCGTGCTGGCGAGGCAGGAAAAGGTTTTGCTGTGGTGGCTGGCGAGATAAAAGAACTTTCCCGCCAGACCGCAGAATCCACCGAAAAAATTAGCCGTATTATCGCAAATATTAGGACCAATATGGATAAGGCGGTAGAAGGTGTGGAATCAATCGCTGAAATCGTTGCCGGAGTAAGTGATCTGGCAAATACCATTGCCAGTGCCAGCGAAGAGCAAACAGTGACCATCGCAGACCTTAACAACAATATCCACCGGGCTGTTGATACGGTAGAACAGGTCAATCATCATGCAGAACGGCTCCTTGAACATGCAGAGAGTTTTAACCAGATCAAGGAAAACTTAGACGTGATTGATCACTGTGTGGGTGGAATTGTCGATGAAGGCTCCATGTTACTTTCCCTGGTAAAGGCCAATCCGGAGCTAGAAGAGGAGCTTTTACCTTACCTGCCGATAGAGACAGCGCTAAAGGTTATCTTATTTGCACACCTTCGCTGGCGCGAAGGGGTCCTTAAAGCCCTTCTTGAAGCAAGCCCACCAGAAGTAGAAATAGATCCTAGCCGTTGCATATTGGGCAAGTTTTTAGCTAATTATCAAGCCCAGGATGCCGAAGAAGAAAAACTGATAAAAGAATTGCTCCCTGTACACGATAAGCTTCACCGCAGCGCCGAAGGCTTGCAGAGGATTGCCGCCGAAGGAAAAGGTCGCCAGGCAATGGTGAAATATTATCATTCCCATATCAAGCCAGTCTTTGAAAGAATGCTTCAACTTTTTGGGCGCTGGTTGGCCCTTAAAGGTTCAAGTATGGGAGACGTCTCCCTCACAGAAAAAGAACTTATAAAATGGGGTCCTGCTTTTGAAATAGGGATCAAAGCAATTGACGAACAGCATAAAAAGCTGGTCGCTATGGTAAATGAGCTTTATAAGGGGCTTTCTCAAGGGGTGCCTGAGCAAAGTCTGAAAAAAGTCCTTTCTGAGCTCATAGACTATACCGCCTATCACTTTAAGACCGAAGAAGAACTCTTCGACAAGTACGGCTATCCTGAAGCAGATGTACACAAACAGATTCACGAAAAGCTGGTAGATAAAGTCGTGGCCTATCATAAACGCATAGAAGCTGGAGAGGCCAACATAGCATACGATTTGTTAGCCTTTCTCAAGGACTGGCTTGCTAACCATATTTGTATCACTGACAAGAAATACGGCCCATTTTTCAAAGAAAAAGGTCTCAACTAAGAAGGAGGGGCAACAGGGGGCGGGATCCCCGCCCCTGTTGCCTCTCTCTATACTGCCATCCTGACATGCGAAAATACTATCATAGTTAAAGGTATGGATACACTACTGTAGGTTGTTTTCAGTGCAAATTGGCTTTAACTTTAAGTAAAATCTTAAAGGAGAGCATTTATGGCCCTTGAAGCTAGAAGTCAAGAATCCAAGTTTACTGTAGAGATTCCCTTGAGGCTCCTCCGGGACAGAAAAGTCAAAAACTTTTTAGCCTATCTTGAAGTTCTTGAAATCCTGGAAAAAGTTCAACCCGATGAGAAAGGACTTTTACATTTGTTGGAAGAAATACGAGAAGAAAGACGCAAAGAAATTCAGAAAGAGTTTAAATGCGCGTAGTCATAGATACGAACTTGATTTTTTCTCTACTGTTGAGGAAGAACAAAAAATTGCTAGGCATTCTTTTTTCGGACGAAGTGGCCCTTTATGCTCCTCCCCATTTGTTTTTGGAGTTATTCAAACACAAGGACAGGCTTTTAAAGTTTACCAACCTTAAGGAAAACGAACTGCTGGAGCTGTTATTGGCCATTTTTGAACGCATTGAAGTGATTTCTTATAGGCGGATTCCGAAAGACTACCGAGCGAAGTGGTTCAAAAAGTTAGAAAAGTGCGATCCAGCGGATTTCCCGTTCGTATTGACTGCTATTGTGGTAGAAGGAAAGTTGTGGACAGGTGATTTTAAACTTAAAAATTGCTTGGAGGAAAATGGTATTGACGTAGCGATCACTACCGAAGAATTGATTGAAAATTTGAAATGTTATGATGAGCTCGAAAATGTCCGTAGAGAAAACTTCTAAAAAGTTGGCCATAAAAACGGAAGATCTTCTACAGATAAACACGTTATAACAGAAATCGACAAGGGGGCTTGTTTATGAAAACCATCGATTGCCGCGGGCTTCCTTGCCCACAGCCGGTCATCAACACCAAAAATGCCTTAGATGAAATTGGCCCAGGAGACAAAATTCTTGTCCTGGTTGATAACGAAGCCGCTGTAAAAAACGTAAGTCGTTTTGCCGAAGCCCAGGGGCATACCTGTAGTATTACCGAAAAAGAAGGCTTTTGGGAGCTAGAGATCACCAAAGGCGAAGGCCCGCAGAAGGAAGTTGCTATCTCCTGTGGCACAGGAGAGGCCCCGGTGTGCGTAGTGCTTGATGCCAAGGTGATGGGAAGAGGAGAAGAGGCCCTTGGCCAGGTGCTTATGCGGGCTTTCTTAAAGACACTTAAAGAAGCTACAGTAAAGCCTCAGACCATCATCTGCTACAATTCTGGGGTGTTTTTAGCCCTTGAAGACTCTGAAGTGCTAGCCGATTTAAAGGCCCTTGAAGAACTTGGCATTGAAATCCTTGTTTGCGGCACCTGCCTTGATTTTTACGGGGTAAAAGAGAGGCTTGCCGTAGGAAAAGTCTCCAATATGTTTGATATTGTTGAAAAACTTATGTCTTCGCGGGTGGTTAAACCGTGATTTATCTGGATCAGGCGGCAACATCCTTTCCCAAGCCCACAGAAGTAATTGAAGCAGTCTGCGAGACCTTGCGCAACGTGCCTGGTAGTCCTGGGCGCTCGGCTCACAAGGGAGCCGTTGCTGCAAGCAGGATTGTTTTTGAGGCCCGGGAGAAGACGGCTGCGTTCCTTGGAGCACAGGATTCCACCCAGATAATTTTTACCTCAGGAGCCACGGAAGCCATAAACCTGGTACTTATGGGGCTTTTAAAAGAAGGCGACCGGGTGCTTGCCACCAGCATGGAGCACAATGCCGTGGCAAGGCCCCTTGAGTTTTTGCGCAAGGCCAAAAAAATCGAAATTGCCTATGTGCCGTGTGATAAGGAAGGTTTCCTTGATCTTGACGCTTTTGAAAAACTTTGTCTTGAAAAAAGGCCAAGGCTTATTTGTGTAAATTTCGTTTCAAATGTGTGCGGAGCCATCCAGCCCCTTGCCGAAATTGTGTCCCTTAAAGAAGACAGTTTGCTGCTAGTTGATGCCGCTCAAGCAATAGGCCATCTGCCTATTGATGTATCGCATACGGCCATAGATTTTCTCGCGTTTTCAGCACACAAAGGTCTTATGGGGCCACCTGGAGTGGGAGTGTTATACCTTGCGCCTGGTATGGAAAAGGAGCTTAGCCCGGTAAAACTCGGGGGCACAGGGAGTCGCTCAGAGTCTTTAATGCAGCCGGAATTTTTGCCAGACCGCTTTGAGCCGGGGACCCCTAATCTTTGCGGCATTGCAGGTCTTTCCGCAGCAATAGACTTTATCGAAAAAACAGGTATTTCGCGCATCCATCGTCATGAAACAGCCCTTGCTGATATTTTCCTCGAAAAGATCAGAAACCATCCCAATATCGAAATATACGGCCCAAAAGAACGCGTAAAGGCCACGGCCATTGTTTCGGTAAACGTAAAAGACAAGTCGCCCTCAGGGGTGGCCCGCATTCTTGATCAGGAATTTGATATAGCGGTGCGTCCAGGGCTACACTGCGCACCCCTTGCTCACCAAACCCTTGGCACCATGCCTCAGGGCACGGTGCGTTTTTCCTTTGGTTATTTTAACCGGGTTCATGATGCCGAACGCGCGGCAGAGGCCTTGCTCAAGATTGCCGGATGAAGATTATTTTGCTCTTTCCGTCTATTCACTACGTACTTAAGGCTGAAAAATTTGCTAAGCAGGCCGGAATGCCTGTTGAGCTCATTCCCGTTCCCAAAGAGATAAGCAGCGATTGTGGTATGGCCCTTGAAGTTGAAGCCGAAGAACTTAATAGTTTAATTGCATTTTTAACGGAAAGGGGCCTTAAGCCTACCTCGCTTGTGCGCCGAAAAGAACAAGGTTTTGAAATCCTTGAAGACTGGACTCTTTCCTAGATGGGTTATATCTTGAAAATACTATGGAAAAGACAGTTTGTACCAACAAAAAAGCACGGCATTTGTACGAAATTGAAGAAACCCTTGAGGCCGGGATCTCGCTTCTAGGGCCAGAGGTGAAGTCTTTACGCTTGGGGCGGGCCAATCTGGCCGATAGTTTTGCGCGTATTCGGGACGGCGAGGTATATCTTTACAACGTGCACATTAGTCCTTATCCTTTTAGTCGAGAAGCGCAACTGCTTGACCCAACGCGGACGCGCAAGCTCCTTCTCAAAAAGCAGGAGATAAAACGCCTCCTTGGCAAGGTGCAGCAGAAAGGTTATACTTTAATTCCTCTGCGCATCTACTTCCGGGATGGAAAGGCAAAAGTAGAGCTTGCCCTTGCCAAAGGTAAGAAAGTTTATGACAGGCGGGAGACGATCCGCCGTCGGGACGTTGAGCGTGAGTTAAGGCGCCGGTACAAGGGGCGCATAAAATAAAGCTTGCTCTTTTAAAATTGGGGCTTAGCCCCGCATCTTCGTCGGTTTTCCTCTCCTTGAGGGGGCGAAATGGGTTCGACGGAGGTGCGTAGGGCTGAACAGCGTGCCGAGGTGCCCACCGCCTCGTAAAAAAGGTGGGGAAAACACAAGTGCCGACGAATACAGCTACGCAATGGCTGCTTAATAGAAAAGCAGCCCGTCCTAGATCCGTCCTCTGCCCGCGGGGGATCTAGGGCGCCAGGTAGCGGGCTGGCTTAGAGGGCGCGCCTGCCGCTCTCTAAGCGAGATTTTTGCAGGCTAGGCTGGAGGAGGCCAGCCTGGGGAGTCTCCCCAGCCGAAAGTCGCTGCCCAGGCTACGCACGTAGAAGTTCAGTCTGAAACACCTCCGGACGCGGGTTCGATTCCCGCCGCCTCCACCAATTTTTGACGATTTCTTGCGGCTTATGAGCGTCAAGATCAGCACGGGCTGGCCCTGAAATCGTTAAGAGTCGCGATTTCCTGTCTAGACCCAATTGTAGTAAGCTAAATTTTAGGGATATTAGTCGTGATTTTTCTCAATTATTGATAGTTTTTTCTGGGGATAGTATTTTTAAGGTTATGTACGTGAGCTTGAGGATCCATCGGAAAGAAAAAGAAGTCATAGAGTTTCTTCGGAGCCTGCGAAAAGTCCTTGGGGAGGATGTTTTCGATTTCGAGATTGAGGAGTGGGACTTTTGGTCGGAAAGCGAATTAAACTCTCTGGGAAAGCTGGCGCACCATCCGGAAAGCTTTGCTTTTGATGACGAAGAAGAGGACTACTCTAAGTGGTAGGAGAGATTTATTTAGCTCAAGTTCCTTTTACGGACCTTTCGGCTTCTAAATAAGACCTATTCTGGTTTTTGCGGATGAAGGCCAGGATGTAATCTTCCTTCCTTTAACCACCAATTCTCCTTCATTGGATCTTGAAGAAGGTGGTCTTAAGAAAGATTCTGTAATCGTAGTCCACAAAGTATGTCTACTTCACAAAAGCCTCCTCCTTAAAAAGCTTGCAAAGCTAAAAGAAGCGGCTTTTAAACAAGTGAAAAACTCCCTGTGTCGGAACCTTTCCTGTCTTTCTGGCGCTCAGGCCAGCTAACAAGTGACGATTTCTTTTGTCGGTACTTGAAGGATCCTCCATCTTGGCTGAGTGAGAAAAGACCCTGGCAGGGTTCTTGGTCATGAGGTGGCCCTATCTGCGGGTATTCCGAACCGCAAAAATGTCCCATTTAGGCTCCTATACTGACCTGAAAGTCCGTTAAAACTATCTCAGAAAATTTGCTTTAGGCTTTTTGTTTCATAACAAAAATAAGTTAAAATTGTCTCCAAATAATAACTATTAGGCCATTTCATATATTTTTTCTTTTCAAATCTTTCTTTTCTTTCATTTATCGTTTTTATGCTCCCTTCTTATAAAAATATACAAAAAAATTGAACTAAAACATTTTACAAAATGAAAATTTTGGTTTTAATAAATACCTCTCAAAATATATATTCGGGAGGTGTCTAATGGGATTTAAGAAGATGCTAGTTGCGGTGGACGGATATGAGCCGTCCATGGGGGCCTTTAAAAAGGCCATCGAGCTCGCCAAAGATTACCAATCCCAGGTGGTCGTCCTTCAGGTAGAGGAGGAAGTGCCTTTGCTTCCCACCGAAAAAATGATGGAAGCCGTAGAAAAACCCATTACTGAAGAGCCTTTAGAGCTTGCCAAGGCGTATGCTGATTTAATGGGCGTTTCGGTAAAAATCGTAAAAAAAGTCGGCCCGGTAGCAGGTGCAATTCTTGCCACCGCCAAAGAAGAAAACGTGGACTTAATCCTCCTGGGAGATTCCGGGCGCAAAGGTTTTCAGAAATTATATTTTGGTAGCGTAGCCCAGGCGGTCACTGAAAATGCTGACCGGCCGGTCTTGGTGATCAAAAAGGGATGGGTTGACGTATCAGACCTGGTAGAACTTGCAGCCCGCATTGTTGAAAAACCGGAAGCCATAGAAATTCCGGTTTATGATCCCCGCGCGGTTAGAGAAAACTTTATTTTTTCCGGTACTTTATTTTTTGTTCTTACCTGCCTCTACTTTTTTGCCGCGATTATTACTTCAAAGCCCTTTAAAGACATAGCAGCGCTAGAAATAGCAGGCCTCCCA includes the following:
- a CDS encoding PIN domain-containing protein — its product is MRVVIDTNLIFSLLLRKNKKLLGILFSDEVALYAPPHLFLELFKHKDRLLKFTNLKENELLELLLAIFERIEVISYRRIPKDYRAKWFKKLEKCDPADFPFVLTAIVVEGKLWTGDFKLKNCLEENGIDVAITTEELIENLKCYDELENVRRENF
- the yedF gene encoding sulfurtransferase-like selenium metabolism protein YedF; this encodes MKTIDCRGLPCPQPVINTKNALDEIGPGDKILVLVDNEAAVKNVSRFAEAQGHTCSITEKEGFWELEITKGEGPQKEVAISCGTGEAPVCVVLDAKVMGRGEEALGQVLMRAFLKTLKEATVKPQTIICYNSGVFLALEDSEVLADLKALEELGIEILVCGTCLDFYGVKERLAVGKVSNMFDIVEKLMSSRVVKP
- a CDS encoding aminotransferase class V-fold PLP-dependent enzyme; the protein is MIYLDQAATSFPKPTEVIEAVCETLRNVPGSPGRSAHKGAVAASRIVFEAREKTAAFLGAQDSTQIIFTSGATEAINLVLMGLLKEGDRVLATSMEHNAVARPLEFLRKAKKIEIAYVPCDKEGFLDLDAFEKLCLEKRPRLICVNFVSNVCGAIQPLAEIVSLKEDSLLLVDAAQAIGHLPIDVSHTAIDFLAFSAHKGLMGPPGVGVLYLAPGMEKELSPVKLGGTGSRSESLMQPEFLPDRFEPGTPNLCGIAGLSAAIDFIEKTGISRIHRHETALADIFLEKIRNHPNIEIYGPKERVKATAIVSVNVKDKSPSGVARILDQEFDIAVRPGLHCAPLAHQTLGTMPQGTVRFSFGYFNRVHDAERAAEALLKIAG
- a CDS encoding DUF3343 domain-containing protein: MKIILLFPSIHYVLKAEKFAKQAGMPVELIPVPKEISSDCGMALEVEAEELNSLIAFLTERGLKPTSLVRRKEQGFEILEDWTLS
- the smpB gene encoding SsrA-binding protein SmpB, which translates into the protein MEKTVCTNKKARHLYEIEETLEAGISLLGPEVKSLRLGRANLADSFARIRDGEVYLYNVHISPYPFSREAQLLDPTRTRKLLLKKQEIKRLLGKVQQKGYTLIPLRIYFRDGKAKVELALAKGKKVYDRRETIRRRDVERELRRRYKGRIK
- a CDS encoding type II toxin-antitoxin system PemK/MazF family toxin, which produces MVFADEGQDVIFLPLTTNSPSLDLEEGGLKKDSVIVVHKVCLLHKSLLLKKLAKLKEAAFKQVKNSLCRNLSCLSGAQAS
- a CDS encoding universal stress protein, with protein sequence MGFKKMLVAVDGYEPSMGAFKKAIELAKDYQSQVVVLQVEEEVPLLPTEKMMEAVEKPITEEPLELAKAYADLMGVSVKIVKKVGPVAGAILATAKEENVDLILLGDSGRKGFQKLYFGSVAQAVTENADRPVLVIKKGWVDVSDLVELAARIVEKPEAIEIPVYDPRAVRENFIFSGTLFFVLTCLYFFAAIITSKPFKDIAALEIAGLPFGIWSGLILVVSGIILTRIYLTRQGGVS